A region from the Deltaproteobacteria bacterium genome encodes:
- a CDS encoding peptidylprolyl isomerase yields MGKFISQIFFFLLSGLILVHCGSPKEPAGTPDIQAELSKGKVVASQGSTEIKEGYLDLIVKVNPNVKRQITNPLGKKKLVENLMEQELLYRESLRKGLQNDKDVQAKMAMFSRVVIAQALIDKEVETQAKGEYEKNKDTEFNQVKIAHIFFSTRPPPPKIDPKAKTPPQNAKEDLEKAKQAAKVKADEAYAKLKGGEAWQTISDTYSDDKMTSKNQGEIGYVTKNDPRGMRLDWAKIIEKAFAMKKDEFSEPILAKDGYHIVKVVEEVSVKPYDEVENGIKFKLRPKIKADIMTRLTGGNKINFFDEEIKKLGEKPAEQPPMSINPSKPGAPGGMPPPQHPHPPKDAVHAH; encoded by the coding sequence ATGGGGAAATTCATTTCTCAAATTTTCTTTTTTTTATTGAGTGGTCTGATTTTAGTTCATTGCGGTTCTCCCAAAGAACCAGCCGGCACCCCTGATATTCAAGCGGAACTTAGCAAAGGCAAGGTGGTCGCCAGCCAAGGCTCGACTGAAATCAAAGAAGGTTATCTTGACTTAATTGTGAAAGTTAACCCTAACGTCAAACGACAAATTACCAACCCCCTTGGCAAAAAGAAACTCGTTGAAAATTTGATGGAGCAAGAACTCCTTTATCGAGAAAGTTTACGCAAAGGTCTACAAAACGACAAAGACGTACAAGCCAAAATGGCCATGTTTAGCCGCGTCGTAATTGCCCAAGCCCTGATTGATAAAGAGGTTGAAACCCAGGCCAAAGGCGAATACGAAAAAAATAAAGACACCGAATTTAATCAAGTCAAAATTGCTCATATCTTTTTCAGCACTCGCCCCCCACCTCCTAAAATCGACCCTAAAGCCAAAACACCCCCTCAAAATGCCAAAGAAGATCTAGAAAAGGCAAAACAAGCCGCCAAAGTTAAGGCTGATGAAGCTTATGCTAAACTAAAAGGTGGAGAAGCCTGGCAAACCATTTCCGACACCTACTCCGATGATAAAATGACCTCTAAAAATCAAGGTGAAATTGGCTATGTAACCAAAAATGACCCTCGGGGCATGCGGCTGGATTGGGCCAAGATTATCGAAAAGGCCTTTGCCATGAAAAAAGACGAATTTAGCGAACCTATTTTAGCCAAAGATGGCTACCATATTGTTAAAGTGGTTGAAGAGGTCTCGGTAAAACCTTACGACGAAGTTGAAAACGGCATTAAGTTTAAACTTCGCCCTAAAATCAAAGCCGATATTATGACGAGACTAACTGGCGGCAATAAAATTAATTTTTTTGATGAAGAAATCAAAAAGTTAGGTGAAAAACCCGCGGAACAACCCCCCATGAGCATCAACCCTTCAAAACCAGGCGCTCCTGGCGGTATGCCACCCCCGCAACATCCGCACCCCCCTAAGGATGCTGTTCATGCTCATTGA